A genomic region of Thermocrinis sp. contains the following coding sequences:
- the mazG gene encoding nucleoside triphosphate pyrophosphohydrolase, with translation MTPFEELLKIMQTLREKCPWDSKQTHQSLKKYMIEEAYELLDAIDSRDDQKLKEELGDVLLQVIFHSQIAKERGAFDVWEVIETLNEKLVKRHPHVFGAESAQEALSKWEENKAKERESVLDGVPKSLPALMRSQKLQDRASLVGFDFESIEQVFEKIEEEMKELKDAIKGGNTKEIKHELGDVLTAVVELARFLKVDAEECLQEANNRFERRFRFLERRAKELGKDLKSMTLQEMDLIWMESKRFDYDNPQAY, from the coding sequence ATGACGCCCTTTGAAGAGCTTTTAAAAATAATGCAAACCTTAAGGGAAAAATGTCCGTGGGATAGCAAGCAAACTCACCAAAGCCTTAAAAAGTACATGATAGAAGAAGCTTATGAGCTTTTGGATGCGATAGACAGTAGGGACGACCAGAAGCTAAAAGAGGAGTTAGGAGATGTACTTCTTCAGGTGATCTTCCATTCCCAAATAGCAAAGGAGAGAGGTGCCTTTGATGTGTGGGAGGTGATAGAAACCTTGAATGAAAAGCTGGTAAAAAGGCATCCTCATGTGTTTGGAGCAGAATCTGCTCAAGAGGCTTTGAGCAAGTGGGAAGAAAATAAAGCAAAAGAAAGGGAGAGTGTTTTAGACGGAGTGCCAAAAAGCCTTCCTGCTTTGATGAGGTCCCAAAAGCTTCAGGACAGGGCAAGCTTGGTGGGCTTTGACTTTGAAAGCATAGAGCAAGTTTTTGAAAAGATAGAAGAGGAAATGAAAGAGCTGAAAGACGCCATAAAGGGTGGAAACACAAAGGAGATAAAGCACGAGTTAGGAGATGTGCTTACCGCTGTTGTGGAGCTTGCAAGGTTTTTAAAAGTAGATGCGGAAGAGTGCTTACAGGAGGCAAACAATAGGTTTGAAAGGCGTTTTAGATTCTTAGAAAGAAGGGCAAAGGAGCTTGGAAAGGATCTTAAAAGTATGACACTACAGGAAATGGACCTTATTTGGATGGAATCAAAGCGTTTTGACTACGATAATCCACAAGCATATTAG
- a CDS encoding leucyl aminopeptidase encodes MEILSVSKSIESLDIPIAVLLYEDDQSNLSYLGDLQQEVKMLMQAENFKGKEDSVSKINLIKNQNVVTIYLGGLGKKEKVSLDNFRRTTALIVKRAKRDKVKDLLIYAGEKLSEEVSKAIVEGAILGDYTFDKYKTKNNEEEKGKISKIELYGGDERGITVGKILAEAQRFVRDLVNEPGNVINPITLAEIAKKLAEEYHLECRIYDEKEIQEMGMMALWSVGKGSATPPRFIHLTYKPEGEPKDRIVFVGKGLTFDSGGLNIKTGDYMRTMKMDKAGACTVLGILRAIAELKLPVEVHGVIGAAENMPSGTAYRPDDIIRAMNGKTIEIDNTDAEGRVTLADALSYASNLGPSRIVDMATLTGACVVALGEYTAGLFTNDDEFGDEFLKISKDTGERLWKLPMDDKKLREKIKKGNGDVLNSGGRYGGAITAAMFLEEFVKEGIKWIHLDIAGPAYFKEEFGYYSKGATGFGLRTCVEYIIRKYS; translated from the coding sequence ATGGAAATCTTGTCTGTGAGTAAAAGTATAGAAAGCTTAGATATACCTATCGCTGTTCTACTTTATGAGGATGATCAATCAAACCTTAGCTACCTTGGTGATTTACAGCAAGAAGTAAAAATGCTTATGCAGGCAGAAAACTTTAAGGGAAAAGAAGATTCTGTATCCAAGATAAACTTGATAAAAAACCAAAACGTGGTAACCATCTACTTGGGAGGTTTGGGTAAAAAAGAGAAGGTTAGCCTTGACAATTTTAGAAGAACCACTGCGCTGATCGTAAAGAGGGCAAAGAGGGACAAGGTAAAAGATTTACTTATTTATGCCGGAGAGAAGCTAAGCGAAGAAGTTTCAAAGGCTATAGTAGAAGGTGCCATACTGGGAGATTACACCTTTGACAAGTATAAAACCAAGAACAACGAAGAGGAAAAAGGGAAGATCTCAAAGATTGAACTTTACGGTGGAGACGAGAGGGGAATAACCGTGGGCAAAATACTGGCAGAAGCTCAGAGGTTTGTTAGGGACTTGGTAAATGAGCCGGGAAACGTGATAAATCCAATAACCTTGGCGGAAATTGCCAAAAAACTTGCCGAAGAATACCATTTAGAGTGTAGGATCTACGACGAGAAGGAAATTCAGGAGATGGGTATGATGGCCCTTTGGAGTGTGGGGAAAGGCTCTGCCACACCACCCAGGTTTATCCATCTTACTTACAAGCCAGAAGGGGAGCCAAAGGACAGAATAGTTTTTGTGGGTAAAGGGCTTACCTTTGACAGCGGGGGACTAAACATAAAGACGGGAGACTACATGAGGACGATGAAGATGGACAAAGCGGGCGCATGCACGGTCCTTGGCATACTAAGGGCGATAGCCGAGCTAAAGCTTCCGGTAGAAGTTCATGGAGTAATAGGAGCGGCGGAGAACATGCCAAGTGGCACAGCCTACAGACCTGACGACATAATAAGAGCTATGAACGGAAAGACCATAGAGATAGACAACACCGACGCAGAAGGTAGGGTAACCTTGGCAGATGCCCTCTCTTATGCTTCTAACCTTGGACCATCCAGGATAGTGGATATGGCAACGCTCACTGGAGCCTGTGTGGTAGCTTTGGGAGAATACACCGCTGGGCTCTTCACCAACGACGATGAGTTTGGGGATGAGTTTCTTAAGATCTCAAAGGACACAGGGGAAAGACTTTGGAAACTGCCGATGGATGACAAAAAGCTCAGGGAAAAAATAAAAAAAGGAAATGGAGACGTGCTAAACAGTGGGGGAAGATACGGCGGAGCTATAACCGCTGCCATGTTTTTGGAGGAGTTTGTTAAAGAGGGCATAAAGTGGATCCATCTGGACATAGCAGGTCCTGCTTACTTCAAAGAAGAATTTGGTTATTACTCAAAGGGAGCCACAGGCTTTGGGCTTAGAACCTGTGTGGAGTATATTATTCGTAAATACTCATGA
- a CDS encoding AAA domain-containing protein: MVGKDDVIRYLSYLRELSRKIGVRVDFSNLLITPRRKRINPEVLKENLFFLKEDLKFGDGLEITRESEGDLYNFLKKKLKDIANSDDKALFLGVGLLKYFIKTDTINEIRVFAPIFVVNLDVREEERKITLGIGNFFLNYDIFDKLPLGQDEEYGVRDDLLDFVKEVEEKVETCADLESLRDLAEEVVERINYMLESEEKINTLQEKLSFEILANQQNYYYDGIYLFLSNFPTELSTYKSLELLIEEIKEQGDLKNKVLQKLLSSALSERVNLEKLGTFSLGDLKYEIPIPLSKNQERALENAINHEVSYIQGPPGTGKSHTITALALLSILLDKKILIVSQKAPAIKVLFEKLSRILSSDENFLPFIYFYKEHKRKTKENIENIIKQLDDISIDSIKRDLKNTEDKLKQKIRDYRKIVEEYKKYLKLTEEYTEKTQSFERSLTNFEYEYEIQRDFIQKLYQTYKREIQRFMDFLKSEQSTFKTLEEKGKTKIGIYILRRKRFLKKLGMKTFDKGKRLSYFAKSLDELLDRYRKIQHTADKLKGLLHDYSKTLSGLEKEIMELARKRIATLVLDRIYSISLQYKEDLSNLKSIFHYTKDRLLKEAQERVNYENVLKIFNVWITDIPNVDRILPMKPNLFDLVVVDEASQVNLAQIIPVFYRGKSVCVVGDHKQLNLEAVGLGFRISNKLDTLVWERYKPAGMDYEKAKKRRLVLTKASILEFLSPDKHSEESDSLSYVNEDAIVMLDEHFRSVYPLASFTSREFYDGKLHIMTRDPTKEGIAFKSIKVEGKRSTRQKIVDAEAEEVLRIIKSLKDRRAYQDVKLPEYVPQDFEIGVLSFVRDQVEYIRLRLMEEGYDNIFVGTPEEFQGHEKDIMIISLALDESCSQSRNHYEQKNRFNVATSRAKYFTFLVYAGLPQNFNLTKKYILHFESYHTEQPSDRSLDVSKFESKLEEAVYYHLKEIVEELEKKYKTEIKIFNQYESCGYRLDFVIYCKQLKKFLAVEVDGPHHFRMLGNKTLEYADWHVERAKRLKRAGWKIIHTPYYKWYINGWLDKENPILKGEIENLRKVIEEFLFIEKAQA; the protein is encoded by the coding sequence ATGGTTGGGAAAGATGATGTTATAAGGTATCTTAGCTATCTAAGAGAACTTAGTAGAAAGATAGGTGTTAGGGTAGATTTTAGTAATTTGCTTATTACACCCAGAAGAAAAAGGATAAACCCTGAAGTTCTTAAAGAAAACCTATTCTTTCTAAAAGAAGACTTAAAATTTGGCGATGGATTGGAAATTACAAGGGAAAGCGAGGGAGATCTATACAACTTTTTGAAAAAAAAGTTAAAGGATATAGCAAATTCTGATGATAAAGCGCTATTTTTGGGTGTGGGTCTTTTGAAGTATTTTATCAAAACAGATACTATAAACGAGATAAGAGTTTTTGCTCCTATATTTGTGGTTAATTTGGACGTAAGGGAAGAAGAAAGAAAAATAACTTTGGGCATAGGAAATTTTTTTCTGAACTATGACATTTTTGATAAGCTTCCTTTGGGACAAGATGAGGAATACGGGGTAAGGGATGATCTGTTGGATTTTGTTAAAGAAGTAGAAGAGAAGGTGGAAACATGCGCTGATTTGGAATCTTTGAGAGACTTAGCTGAAGAAGTTGTGGAACGAATAAACTATATGCTTGAATCTGAAGAAAAGATTAACACCTTACAGGAAAAGTTATCCTTTGAAATTTTAGCAAACCAACAGAATTATTATTACGACGGAATTTATCTGTTTCTTAGTAATTTTCCTACGGAGCTTTCTACTTATAAATCTTTGGAACTTTTGATAGAAGAAATCAAAGAACAGGGAGATTTGAAGAACAAAGTTTTGCAAAAACTACTAAGCTCCGCTTTGTCAGAGAGAGTGAATCTTGAAAAGTTGGGCACCTTTTCTTTGGGGGACCTCAAGTATGAAATTCCTATACCTCTCTCTAAAAACCAAGAGAGGGCTTTGGAAAACGCTATCAATCATGAGGTATCATACATACAAGGACCACCCGGCACTGGCAAAAGCCATACTATAACCGCTTTGGCGCTCCTGTCTATACTGCTTGATAAGAAGATATTAATCGTATCACAAAAAGCTCCTGCCATAAAGGTGCTCTTTGAAAAGCTTTCAAGAATACTCTCCTCAGACGAAAACTTTTTGCCCTTCATATACTTTTATAAGGAACATAAAAGAAAGACTAAAGAAAACATAGAAAACATCATCAAACAGCTGGACGACATAAGTATAGATTCAATAAAACGAGATCTGAAGAATACGGAAGATAAGCTTAAGCAAAAGATTAGAGATTATAGGAAAATTGTTGAAGAATATAAAAAATATTTAAAGCTTACCGAAGAATACACAGAAAAAACTCAGAGCTTTGAGAGGAGTTTAACTAACTTTGAATATGAATACGAGATTCAAAGAGATTTCATCCAAAAGCTATACCAGACCTATAAGAGAGAAATTCAAAGGTTCATGGATTTTCTGAAAAGCGAGCAATCAACCTTTAAGACATTGGAAGAAAAAGGTAAAACAAAAATTGGTATATATATTCTGCGTCGCAAAAGGTTTTTGAAAAAATTAGGAATGAAAACTTTTGACAAAGGGAAAAGACTTTCCTATTTCGCCAAAAGTCTGGACGAGCTCTTGGATAGATACCGTAAGATCCAGCATACAGCGGATAAGCTTAAAGGATTGCTTCATGATTATTCCAAAACCCTCAGTGGCTTAGAGAAAGAGATAATGGAGCTTGCACGTAAAAGAATAGCAACCTTGGTTTTGGATAGAATATACAGCATATCTTTGCAATACAAGGAAGACCTTTCTAATTTGAAGTCAATATTTCATTACACAAAAGACCGATTGCTTAAGGAAGCGCAGGAACGTGTGAATTACGAAAATGTATTAAAGATCTTTAACGTCTGGATAACTGATATACCAAACGTGGACAGAATACTTCCTATGAAGCCGAACTTGTTTGACTTAGTTGTAGTGGATGAAGCTTCTCAGGTAAATTTAGCTCAGATAATACCTGTTTTTTACAGAGGGAAAAGCGTTTGCGTAGTGGGGGATCACAAGCAACTTAATTTAGAAGCAGTAGGCTTAGGCTTTAGGATTAGCAATAAACTTGATACACTTGTATGGGAAAGGTACAAACCAGCAGGGATGGATTACGAGAAAGCCAAAAAGAGAAGGTTGGTTCTAACAAAAGCTTCCATCCTTGAGTTTTTATCTCCTGACAAACATTCTGAAGAATCAGATTCGCTAAGTTATGTAAATGAAGACGCAATAGTTATGTTGGACGAACACTTTAGGTCAGTTTATCCTTTGGCAAGCTTTACTTCAAGGGAGTTTTACGATGGAAAACTCCACATAATGACAAGGGATCCCACCAAGGAGGGTATAGCTTTTAAATCTATAAAAGTTGAAGGAAAAAGGTCCACAAGGCAAAAAATAGTTGATGCTGAAGCGGAAGAGGTCTTAAGAATAATAAAGAGTTTGAAAGACCGTAGAGCTTATCAAGATGTAAAACTTCCTGAATACGTGCCTCAGGACTTTGAGATAGGTGTTCTTTCTTTTGTGAGGGATCAGGTAGAATACATAAGACTAAGACTTATGGAAGAAGGCTACGATAATATTTTTGTAGGAACCCCCGAGGAGTTTCAAGGACATGAAAAGGATATTATGATAATCTCTCTCGCTTTAGACGAATCATGTTCTCAAAGTAGGAATCATTATGAGCAAAAAAACAGGTTTAATGTAGCTACCAGCAGGGCAAAGTATTTTACCTTCTTAGTTTATGCAGGGCTTCCGCAGAATTTTAATCTTACAAAAAAATACATACTCCACTTTGAAAGTTACCACACAGAACAACCGTCGGATAGAAGTTTGGATGTTAGTAAGTTTGAATCTAAACTGGAGGAAGCAGTCTATTACCACCTTAAGGAAATTGTTGAAGAACTAGAGAAAAAATACAAAACAGAAATTAAAATTTTCAACCAATATGAATCTTGCGGATATAGGTTAGATTTTGTTATATATTGCAAACAGCTCAAAAAGTTTCTTGCTGTAGAAGTTGACGGCCCACACCACTTTAGAATGTTAGGGAATAAAACCTTAGAATATGCAGACTGGCATGTGGAGAGGGCAAAAAGACTCAAAAGAGCTGGTTGGAAAATAATACACACTCCATACTACAAATGGTACATAAACGGCTGGTTAGATAAGGAAAATCCTATTCTAAAAGGAGAAATTGAAAACCTTAGGAAAGTTATAGAAGAGTTTTTGTTCATTGAAAAAGCTCAAGCTTGA
- a CDS encoding epoxyqueuosine reductase QueH, protein MKILVHVCCAPDAVYFLQRLRQDFPQSEITAFFYDPNIHPYEEYKLRLVETKRVCQSLGIKLVEGEYDVENWLRAVKGLEDEPERGKRCEVCFDYRLSRSLEYAKQVGASYYTTTLLMSPKKDFKVLSEVGSNLAKNFGVEFLALDYRKGGGTQEMFRLSKNMEIYHQDYCGCIYGLFKQKKEKAMWDLVSFLGRRRPASKEERLFIKELRLFAEDLGLKCKEWEFSFINWKLLHASLKVGESSIPFLVQPFSRAIKGTLKADVEEVIENTLYYNKGGLKVVLVEELKDMPLEEVSPMADPTFLVSMEQKEKLLNNRISAELQAEICWDTSSVLLIGDENSELLIGFPADTLQDGSGVSLEQVCRFIESKLMEIKEKRLSIALLGAQSFAKAGSKFLKERVGREPNMLVDYRSQNALIPSK, encoded by the coding sequence ATGAAGATTTTAGTCCACGTTTGCTGTGCGCCGGATGCGGTTTATTTTCTCCAAAGGCTAAGGCAGGACTTTCCTCAGTCTGAAATAACCGCCTTTTTCTACGACCCAAACATACATCCCTACGAAGAATATAAACTACGGCTTGTAGAGACAAAAAGAGTATGTCAGAGCTTGGGGATAAAGCTGGTGGAAGGAGAGTATGATGTGGAAAACTGGCTCAGGGCTGTGAAAGGCTTAGAGGACGAGCCAGAGAGGGGCAAACGGTGTGAGGTGTGCTTTGACTACAGACTTTCAAGGTCCCTTGAGTATGCAAAGCAGGTCGGAGCTTCTTATTACACCACCACTTTACTTATGAGCCCGAAAAAGGACTTTAAGGTTCTCTCTGAAGTGGGCTCTAACCTTGCCAAAAACTTTGGAGTGGAGTTCTTAGCCTTAGACTACAGAAAGGGTGGGGGCACGCAGGAGATGTTTAGGCTTTCCAAAAATATGGAGATCTATCATCAAGACTATTGCGGATGCATTTACGGTCTTTTTAAGCAAAAGAAGGAAAAAGCCATGTGGGACCTTGTGTCCTTTTTGGGCAGAAGAAGGCCAGCAAGCAAAGAGGAAAGGCTTTTTATAAAGGAGCTAAGACTTTTTGCGGAAGACTTGGGTTTGAAGTGTAAAGAGTGGGAGTTTTCCTTCATAAACTGGAAGCTCCTGCACGCAAGCCTCAAAGTTGGAGAAAGCTCTATACCCTTTTTAGTTCAACCCTTTTCAAGGGCCATAAAGGGTACGCTGAAGGCTGACGTGGAAGAAGTTATAGAAAATACCTTATATTACAACAAGGGAGGGTTGAAGGTGGTGTTGGTAGAAGAGCTAAAGGATATGCCCCTGGAAGAGGTAAGTCCTATGGCGGATCCCACCTTTTTGGTAAGTATGGAACAAAAGGAGAAACTCTTAAACAATCGCATATCTGCAGAGCTTCAAGCAGAAATCTGTTGGGATACATCTTCAGTTTTGCTGATAGGAGATGAGAACTCGGAACTTCTGATAGGCTTTCCGGCAGATACGCTGCAGGACGGAAGCGGAGTAAGTCTTGAGCAAGTGTGTAGATTTATAGAAAGTAAGCTTATGGAAATAAAAGAAAAAAGGTTAAGTATAGCCCTTTTGGGTGCCCAATCCTTTGCAAAAGCAGGTAGTAAGTTCCTAAAGGAGCGTGTAGGAAGAGAGCCTAATATGCTTGTGGATTATCGTAGTCAAAACGCTTTGATTCCATCCAAATAA
- the argB gene encoding acetylglutamate kinase, with protein MQEALDRARILQSALPYIREFYEKIFVIKYGGSAMLNDELRDSFARDVVLLAYVGIKVVIVHGGGPHISQILEKLGHKPHFVGGIRKTDQETMHVVEMVLSGDINKDIVALINTHTKKTIYAVGLSGRDGNLIKAEKLDKESYFKELGLEVPEEDLGFVGDVKEVNVELLLTLLEKNYIPVIAPVGVGESGEAYNINADICASKIAQALKAEKLIFLTDTEGVKDREGKLISTLRVDQVSELIQERTVKGGMIPKLKSCVEALKNGVRKVHIIDGRLPHSILLEVFTDEGIGTQIVL; from the coding sequence ATGCAAGAAGCACTGGATAGAGCAAGAATACTTCAATCCGCGTTACCCTACATAAGGGAATTTTACGAAAAGATCTTTGTCATAAAGTACGGTGGTTCTGCCATGCTCAATGACGAGCTAAGGGACAGCTTTGCAAGGGATGTTGTGCTTTTGGCTTACGTGGGCATAAAGGTGGTGATAGTTCACGGAGGGGGTCCCCATATAAGTCAAATTTTAGAAAAGCTCGGACACAAACCCCACTTTGTAGGTGGTATAAGAAAGACTGATCAGGAGACCATGCACGTGGTGGAGATGGTTCTCTCTGGAGACATAAACAAAGACATCGTAGCTCTTATAAATACCCACACAAAAAAGACCATTTACGCAGTCGGTCTTTCTGGAAGGGACGGTAATCTTATAAAAGCAGAAAAATTAGACAAAGAGAGTTACTTCAAGGAGCTTGGCTTAGAAGTGCCAGAGGAAGACCTGGGCTTTGTGGGGGATGTTAAAGAGGTAAACGTGGAGCTTTTGCTAACCCTTCTGGAAAAGAACTACATCCCAGTTATAGCACCAGTGGGGGTGGGCGAAAGCGGTGAAGCTTACAACATAAACGCGGACATATGCGCATCTAAGATAGCCCAAGCACTAAAGGCGGAAAAGCTTATATTCCTGACGGATACAGAAGGAGTTAAAGACAGAGAAGGTAAGCTAATATCAACCTTGAGGGTTGATCAAGTCTCAGAACTAATACAGGAGAGAACTGTTAAAGGTGGTATGATTCCCAAGTTAAAAAGCTGTGTGGAAGCTCTTAAAAATGGAGTTAGAAAAGTTCATATAATAGACGGAAGGCTCCCCCACTCTATCCTTTTAGAAGTTTTCACCGACGAAGGTATAGGAACGCAGATAGTGCTTTAA